A genomic segment from Montipora foliosa isolate CH-2021 chromosome 9, ASM3666993v2, whole genome shotgun sequence encodes:
- the LOC137969379 gene encoding alpha-L-fucosidase-like produces MVAGIVTFLLIVSQFTGVKATKYEPTWESLDSRPNPGWYDEAKFGILMHWGVYSVPSFFSEWFWWCWKGNKNPTCIDFMKKNYPPGFSYPDFAPMFKAEFFDPDQWADLLARSGARYYVLTSKHHEGFTNWKSDVSWNWNSVDNGPHRDLIAELSTSIRKRTNITFGLYFSLFEWFHPLYLKDKASGFKTQDYVRQIALPQLYDIVNTYKPEYIWSDGEWEATDTYWNSTNFLAWLYNDSPVKDTVVVNDRWGKGCRCRHGGTYTCDDRYNPGILKKHKWEDAMTVDKKSWGYRRNTVVSDFLTMDDLTSILASTVSCGGNMLMNVGPTADGRIDPIFQERLEQMGDWLRVNGEAIYASKPWRAQNDTVTPDIWYTSKNEAVYAIALEWPSTGVLNLTVPVTSESTTVTLLGLPDVKIPWMPLSDKNGISIMIPGLSVSELPCQWAWVFKMIGVH; encoded by the exons ATGGTTGCTGGAATAGTAACTTTCCTCTTGATTGTCAGCCAGTTTACTGGCGTGAAAGCCACTAAATACGAGCCGACTTGGGAATCGCTTGACTCGCGACCAAATCCTGGGTGGTACGATGAAGCGAAATTTGGGATCCTCATGCATTGGGGAGTGTATTCTGTTCCCAGTTTCTTTTCGGAATGGTTTTGGTGGTGCTGGAAGGGAAACAAGAATCCGACGTGCATTGATTTTATGAAGAAAAATTATCCTCCGGGCTTCTCATACCCTGACTTCGCTccaatgtttaaagctgaattCTTTGACCCAGATCAGTGGGCGGACTTATTAGCTCGCTCGGGCGCAAG ATATTATGTTTTGACAAGCAAGCACCATGAAGGTTTTACAAACTGGAAGTCAGATGTATCTTGGAACTGGAACTCTGTCGACAATGGTCCCCATAGGGATCTCATAG CTGAGCTTTCAACATCCATCAGGAAGCGTACCAACATCACATTTGGATTGTATTTTTCTCTGTTTGAGTGGTTTCACCCACTGTACCTTAAAGACAAAGCAAGTGGCTTTAAGACTCAGGATTACGTTAGA CAAATTGCACTCCCTCAGTTGTATGACATTGTTAACACTTACAAGCCAGAATATATCTGGTCTGATGGTGAATGGGAGGCCACAGACACCTACTGGAATAGCACAAATTTTCTGGCATGGCTGTATAATGATAG CCCTGTTAAGGATACTGTTGTGGTTAATGACCGTTGGGGTAAAGGTTGCAGATGTCGCCATGGAGGCACCTATACCTGTGATGACAGATATAACCCAG GAATCTTAAAGAAGCACAAATGGGAAGATGCCATGACAGTGGATAAGAAGTCATGGGGATACCGCAGAAACACAGTTGTGTCAGATTTTCTCACAATGGATGACTTGACCTCTATCCTGGCATCAACTGTGAG ctgtgGTGGCAACATGCTGATGAATGTAGGACCTACAGCAGATGGAAGGATTGATCCTATTTTCCAAGAACGACTTGAACAAATGGGAGACTGGTTGCGGGTGAATGGTGAAGCTATCTATGCCAGCAAGCCTTGGAGGGCACAGAATGATACCGTTACCCCTGACATATG GTATACAAGCAAAAATGAAGCTGTTTATGCTATTGCCCTGGAGTGGCCTTCAACAGGGGTTCTGAATCTCACTGTACCCGTTACGTCGGAGTCTACAACTGTCACCCTTCTTGGTCTACCAGACGTTAAAATCCCTTGGATGCCCCTTTCAGATAAAAATGGAATTTCCATAATGATTCCTGGACTATCTGTTTCCGAGTTACCTTGTCAGTGGGCCTGGGTTTTTAAAATGATTGGTGTCCATTGA